Sequence from the Priestia megaterium genome:
CAGCTAGTGTCGGATGTCCCGGTTTGTACATTTTTATCAGGTGGGGTAGATTCAAGCGCCATTACAGCAATTGCTGCAAATGCGTTCAAAGAAAGCGGCAAGGGCTCTCTTCATACGTATTCTATCGATTATGAAGACAATGATAAATTTTTTAAAGCAAATGAGTTTCAGCCAAATTCTGATGGAACTTATATCAAGCTCATGTCGGATACGTTTCAAACAAATCATCACCGCTGCATTATTTCAACGGAGGACCTTGTGCAGCATTTAACAGAAGCTGTAGAGGTGAGAGACCTTCCTGGAATGGCTGATGTAGATTCATCGCTGCTTTGGTTTTGCCGTGAAATCAAACAAGATTTTGTCGTGAGCTTATCAGGAGAATGTGCGGATGAAATTTTTGGAGGATATCCGTGGTTTCACCGAAAACATGATTTGTCTTCGGATACCTTCCCATGGATGCGTTCATTAGATGCTCGAATTGATTTGCTGCAAAGTTCATGGAGAAAGAAATTACAGTTAGAAGATTATGTGCGTGCAAGATATGAAGAAACATTAAAGGAAGTGCCTGAATTAGAGGGTGAATCGTTAGAAGATGCTCAGCGTAGAAAGCTGTTTTATTTAAATCAGATTTGGTTTATGACAACTTTATTAGATCGTAAAGATCGCATGAGCATGGGCGCGAGCTTAGAAGTACGCGTACCTTTTGCAGATCATCGCCTTGTGGAATATGCATGGAATATTCCGTGGGAGATGAAAATGACGGGCAATAAAGAGAAAGGAATTTTACGCAAAGCGCTTGAAGGAATTTTGCCTCATGACGTTCTTTATCGCAAGAAAAGCCCTTACCCTAAAACGCATAACCCAGCTTATACAAAAGCTGTAACTGTATGGCTGCAATCTCTTTTACAAGATAAACAGTCACCTCTTCATGAATTTTTTGATAAGCAACAGTTAAAGCATATTATTGATACAGGCGGAGAAGGATTTAAAGCGCCGTGGTTTGGTCAATTAATGACAGGACCTCAGCTGCTAGCTCATCTAGCTCAAATTCACGTCTGGTTTACTCACAATAATATTCAAATTGTTGAATGACAGGACCCTCTCAGTACAGAGGGTTTTTTTTATGAAATAAGTCATCTGTTTCTCTTTTTTGTACGTTTAAGTAGAGAAGAAGACCGCAGTCTATTTTTGTATAACTTTACATAGATATAAAATAAAAGCATGAAAGCACCGAATAAAGGGAAAGTGTACTGAAAACCTGGAAAAATGGTACAAACGTCATATTTTAATGGTTTAGTTATTGGTAATTTTATGATTTGAATAAAGACAAGCAGTTTATCGTTGTGTTTAATAATAAAGCTTTGTATAATATTTGTATAACTATTGTATAAGATTAGGAGTGTATGTATGCAAAAAAACGTAATCGTGATTGGAGCAGGTCCAGGGGGACTAGCGGCAGCAATGCTGTTAGCAAGTCATGGCTATAAAGTAGATGTATATGAAAAGCAAGGATACGTGGGCGGGCGAAATTCAGCGATTAAAATGTCAGGTTATACGTTTGATATGGGACCTACATTTTTGAGCATGCCACAGATTTTTGAAGAATTATTTCAAGCTGCTAATCGCAATGCGCATGATTACATGGACTTAAAACGTCTAAATCTCATGTATGAGCTTATCTTTGATGATGCGAAGATTCAGATGACGGATAATCATAAAAAGATGAAAGAAGAAATTGAACGTTTATACCCAGGAAACGGAGAAGGCTATGAGCGTTTTATGAAAGATACCGAAGCAAAGATGGCGGCTTTGCTGCCTTTATTGCAGGGCCAGATGGACCGTTTTCATCACTATTTAAAGCCTGAGGCAATTCGAGCACTACCGCATTTATCCTTAGGTAAAACACTCTATGATGTACTTGGCAAGTATTTCACCGATGAGAAATTGAAATTAGCTTTTACTTTTCAATCAAAGTACTTGGGAATGTCCCCTTGGGAATGTCCAGGAGCCTTTTCTATTTTATCGTTTATGGAACATGCTTACGGCATCTTCCATCCGATAGGAGGAGTAAATCAACTATCTCAAGCAATGGCAAAAGTAGTGGAAGAACATCAAGGGCACATCCACTTAAACCAAGGTGTCCAAAAACTATGGATTGAAAATAAGAGAGTAAAAGGAATTATTCTAGAAAATGGAGAGCGAATAGGGGCAGACGACGTCATTATCAATGGAGATTTTGCTCATGCGATGACGAATTTAATAGATGAAGGTACCCTTAAAAAATATGCAGTTAAAAAACTTGAAAAGAAAAAATACTCTTGTTCCACTTTCATGATTTATCTAGGCATAGACAAACAGTACAAAGACCTGCCTCATCACACGATTGTGTTCGCTGAAGATTATAAAAAAAATGTAGAAGAGATTACGAAAACGCTAGCTCTTTCAGAAGACCCTTCCATCTACATTCAAAACCCAGGTGTAACAGACCCAACTTTAGCACCAGAAGGAAAGTCTGCTCTTTATATTTTAGCGCCGGTTCCAAATAATTTCAGCGGTGTAAACTGGGATGAAAAACAAAAAGATTTTCGAGATGCAGTATTAAAAATTGTAGAAAAGAAAACGGGTTTCAAAGATTTAGAGAGTCATATTGAAGTTGAAAAAATCATTTCACCAAAGCAGTGGGAAGAAGACGTACTGGTCTACAAAGGAGCGACATTTAACCTTGGCCATCAGCTCACTCAAATGATGGTGCTGCGTCCGCATAATAAATTTGAAGAATTAGAAAATTGCTGGCTAGTTGGAGGAGGAACTCATCCAGGGAGCGGTCTACCAACTATTCTGGAATCATCTCGCATTACGACAAAGCTCATCTTAAAAAGAGACGGACAATTACTGAATGAGCCGTTTAAAACCATGAAGGAAATGGAGAGTGCATTATGAGAACAGCAATTGTTGGAGGCGGCATAGGCGGTTTAATTACCGCTTTGTTATTAAGCAAACGAGGGTTTTCTGTTGATATTTTCGAAAAAGAAAACAAGCTGGGCGGCCGGTTGGCGTTTGTAGAAAAAGACGGTTATAAAATTGATGAAGGTCCCACGATTGTCTTACTGCCTTTAATGCTTGAACGTATTTTAGATGAAGCGGGCATTTCTGCTTCTCAATATGAACTAATACGCTGTGATCCACTTTATGATATTCATTTTCCAGACGGTACGACCTATACAAAAAAAGCGACTGAAAAAGATCAGTTAGAGGAGATTAGCCGTTTGTTTCCAGGCGAAGAGCAAAACTACCGGCGTTTTATGACTGAATTAAAAAAGCGATTTGAATTAGGAAGTAAGGCATTTTTGGGAAAAACATTTGTAAATAAACGAGATTTTTGGACATGGCAAAACATCAAGGCATTAAAAAAAATGAATGCAAATAAATCAATGAGAAAATTTGTTTCAACGTATTTCCATGATGAACGTCTAGTAGATGCCTATTCGCTGCAATCTCTCTATATTGGAGGGAATCCTTATTCGGCACCAGCTATTTATTCCCTTGTTCCTTACAGTGAGCATGCTCATGGCATCTATTACGTAAAAGGGGGGTACGCAAGTCTTGTGCCACTTCTTGAAAAGACGCTGATAGAGCAAGGTGTAAGCATTCAATTGAATAAAGCGGTTCAAGAGCTTTCTATATCAGGAGACAAGACGGAAGGGGTTGTTGTTGACGAAAAACTTTACCCATTTGATCAAGTTGTTTTAAATGGCGACTTTCCTAATATGGCGAAAATCGCTCGAAAAAAAGAAAAGAAGTATGTGCCTTCGTCCAGCTGTCTGCTACTTTATCTTGGTTTGAAGAGAAAATATGATCATCACAATGTGCATCAATACTTTATGGGCAATGATTTGGCTAAACATATGGAAGCAGTGTTTAAGCATAAAACGATTCCTGAAGATCCCGCTATTTATACATTTAATCCCTCTGTTATTGATCCATCATTAGCTCCTGAAGGGAAAAGTGTGCTATATGCACTTGTACCGGTTCCATCAGGTGGCCACATTGATTGGAGCAATCAGCAAGATTTTGTTGACGGAATCATTCGAACTTTAGAAGAAAAAGGATTTGAAGAGCTGCGTAAAGAAATAGAGTGGGTAAAAGTACGCACGCCAAATGATGCTCAAGCATTTGGACTTTACGAAGGCGGAAGCTTTGGTATTGCTCCTGAGCTGTTTCAGTCAGGCGTATTCAGACCTCAGTACCAGCCGTACGAATATAAAAATGTTTTTGCGGTCGGAGCATCTATTCATCCAGGCGGAGGTGTGCCAATTGTTATGCAAGGAGCAAAAATGTTGGCCGATCATCTTATTGAACAATCATCTGTTCAAACGGTTGCAAAGCTTTCTTAAGATCTTGTGAAGCCATAAGGAAATGATGGTTTATCCTTTAATAGAGAAAGGGGTCCTATATGATGAACATTTCGTTAGACAAAGCGTACAATCAGTGTGAAGAAATTATTAAAGAAAACTCAAAAACGTTTTACAAAGCTTTTTCCATGCTGCCGTCAAAACAAAGAAAGGCAGTATGGGCGGTATATGCATTTTGCCGTCAAGTTGATGATATTGTAGATGAAGGAAGCAACCCTGAAATAGAGCTGCAGCAATTCGAATCAGAATTTGCCCGGTTTAAAAATGGAGAACTATTAAACGAAAGCGCCATGTGGGTAGCTCTGCGCAATGTATTTGAACAATATGAGATGAATGTTCAAGCGTTTGATGATATGATTACCGGCCAGCGAATGGATTTAGTAAAAAAAGAATACAATACGCTTGATGAAGTGAAAACATACTCTTATCACGTAGCGAGTACGGTAGGGTTAATGCTTTTACCGATTTTAGCTCCAACTACTCATAAAGAATTAGAAGAAGAAGCAGTTGCATTAGGCATTGCGATGCAGCTGACCAACATTTTAAGAGACGTTGGGGAAGACTTAGAGCGAGGGCGCATTTATTTACCGAAAGACCTTATGAATTCTTATGGATATACGCGCACGCTATTAGAGAACCGGTGGGTCACTTCTGAATTTATAGAAATGTGGGAGCACTTGGCCAAGGAAGCGGAAATGTATTATATAAAAGGGCTTCAGTCGATTCATAAATATCCCGTGGCTTCTCGTTTACCTCTTACAGGAGCGGCGCATTTATACCGAGCGATTCTTGATAAAATTCGAAAAGAACATTATGAAGTATTTACAGAAAAGCACTTTGTCACAAGTCAAGTGAAAAAGCAAATTATGACATCTATTTCTACGGGGTAACGCAAAGGAATTACTTTTCCTTTGCGTTACTTTTTTTAAAAAATATATGAAGGCGTTAACTATTATGCAAATAAGAAAAAAGTCTCATTTTTATCAAGTATTAACTTGAATATTCAGAAAATTAACTATATGATAATATACATAACATTAAATGTGAATAAAACTAACATGGGAGAGGGGTTACAATGAAAAAAGTAGAAGCCATCATTCGTCCAGAAAAATTTCAAGCACTGCGCGTAAAATTAGAGGAAGTAGGAATAAACGGATTAACGGTCTCAGAAGTGGCAGGCTGCGGTCAGCAAAAAGGAGAGGAGGGACTGTTCAGGGGACAAAGTTTTGAAATCAAACTAGTACCTAAAGTCAAGGTAGAAATGATTTTAGAAGCAGGGCAAGTTGATGAAGTCATTAAGATCATTCAATCAATTTGTTCTACGAATCAAATAGGCGACGGAAAGGTTTTTGTATATCCGGTAGAGGATGCTGTACGTATTAGAACGGGAGAAGCAGGTGTAGCGGCTATTTTATAAAAAGAGAGTGTTATTTTAATAGAGGGGGAGTTAAGCGTTGAAAAAGAAAATTAGTGCGGCTTTGTTTATTAGTTTGTTAGCGGCAACACGCGTTAATGCGGCTGACCCAACTGTCGAATCAGTCAGTGCATCAATTGACATGATGTGGGTAATGTTTGGGGCAGTACTTGTATTTTTAATGCACGCAGGGTTTGCGATGGTTGAAACAGGCTTCACTCGTTCTAAAAATTCGCTTAATATCTTAATGAAAAATATGCTAACGGTAGCTGTATCTTCCGTATTGTATTTTGTAATTGGTTTTGCTCTTATGTTTGGAAGTTCTAAAGGAGGATTTATCGGTTCAAGCGGTTTCTTTTTAAATGGAGAAAGCGATCAAATGAGCTTTTTTGTCTTCCAAATTGTTTTTGCAGCAACGTGCGCTACGATTATTTCAGGAGCGGTAGCGGAACGTATGAAACTATCGAGCTATATGATGCTCACAATTGCGATGGTAGCTGTTGTTTATCCAGTTGTAGGTCACTGGGTATGGGGAGGAGGATGGTTGTCTAAACTAGGCTTCGTAGATTTTGCAGGGTCGACAGTTGTTCATTTGACTGGAGCTCTTGGCGCGGCTGTAGCAGTTACTTTCCTAGGGGCACGTCTTGGAAAGTATGGAAGCGACGGAAAAGTCAATGCTATTCAAGGGCATAACATTCCACTTGGCGCGTTGGGTGTATTTATTCTATGGTTTGGCTGGTTTGGATTTAATGGAGGAAGTACATTAGCAGCCGATCCTGCTCTTGTACCTGGAATCATCGCAACGACATTAATGTCTGGGTCATGCGGAGTTCTGTCTTCTGCTTTATACGCAAAGTTTCGCTACAAACTTGTTGACGCTAGCTTAACATTAAACGGTGCCTTAGCCGGGCTTGTAGGGATTACAGCTGGAACAGCAAACGTATCGATCCCAGGCGCGATTGTCATTGGGCTGACTGCAGGAATTATTCTAGTAGAAGCTGTACACTTTATCGATAGCAAACTGAAGTTAGATGATCCAGTTGGCGCTATTACCGTTCACGGAATTTGCGGTATTTGGGGGACGTTAGCGGTAGGGCTGTTTGATACAGCTAATGGCTTATTTTATGGCGGCGGCGTACAGCTATTAGGTATTCAAGCTCTTGGAATTGTAGCGGTGATGGGCTGGACAATTGGAACGGTTGGATTGTTTCTGTTTGTCCTCACGCGTTTTTCTTCCATTCGAGTATCAAGCGAAGAAGAAATTGCTGGTTTAGATTTTGCTGAACACGGTTCATCCGCATACGAATTTCGTGAAAGTTTTGTAGCGACAGGAGACGGTAATCTTCATCCTGAATTTGGTGTTGGATTGATTGAGCGATTAAATAAAGTTGGTAAAGTATCGGATAAACCTCATATATCGAACGTAAATGAGACGGTATAGCAGTATATAGATGGAAAAAAGTGATTAAAAGTAAAAACTTTTAATCACTTTTTTTGTTTTTATCAACTTATTTAACAATAATGTAAGCGTTAACGTTATAATGGAAACAAAAGTGAGTTTGAAACAGTTCGTCTATAGGAGGGGAATAGATGAAATGGAAAAGGACAAGTATGCTGCTTGTACTATTATTGCTTTTTGGAAGCAGTGCCTCAGCACAAGAACATAAAGATATACGTGATGAGGTGATATACTCGTTGATGATTAACCGTTTTTATAACGGAAGTGAACAGAATGATCGAAATGTTAACTATGAACGCTCAGATGCCTATTATGGAGGCGATTTACAGGGAGTAGCACAAAAGTTAGACTATATTCAAGAGATGGGATTTACCGCTGTTTTATTAACGCCTTTTATGGAAAACGATGATAAAGGCTATCATGGATATGCGGTGACCAACCATTATAAAATAGACGATCATTTTGGAACGTTAAAAGACTTACAAAATCTTGTGAAAAAAGCACATGAGCGCAATATGAAAATTATAGTCGAATTTCCTTTAACGATCAGTAACACTCATACCTGGGTAGCAGATAAAGGAAAGCAAACATGGATAAGTAATGAATCCGGTACAGATAACGAAGTAATTAAAGCGCTGCCTCACCTTAATCTAAAAGAAAGCGGTGTGCAGAAATACCTTATTAAAAATGCTGCTTGGTGGAGCAAACAAGCAGATATTGACGGTTATTACGTTAAAGATATCGATCAAGCTCCTTCTGCATTTATTTCATCCTTTTCTCAGACGCTAAAAAACATGAATCCTTCCTTTCTATTAATAGGAGAAATAAACGGGGATTCATTAAAAACAAATAAACAGGCTGAGTCGCTAGGAATGGATTTGCTTGTAGATAGAACGCTAGCCGAAGCCACTGCTGCTACGTTTAGCGGTACTACTCGTCCGCAGAAAATGTTGTATGACAAGTGGGGGAAAGGAAGTAATCAGCCTTTAGCAAATTTTTTAGATGATGTTCATAGCACACGTTTTACGGCAAAAGCATTAAAGAGGGAAAATCATCCTGGAGCCCGAACAAAGCAAGGGCTTTCCTACCTTTATACTTCGCCGAGTGTACCAATCGTTTTTTATGGAACGGAAATTGCGCTGAATGGGGGAAAGGGAGCAGAAAATTATGGCATGATGAATTTTTTAGCTAATCCCGATATTATAGATCATTTGAAAAAACTGGCTGAACTTAGAGCAAAGTCGCCTTCCCTTCGAAAAGGAAGCTTTACCCTTGTGTCTGAGCAAAAAGGTGTGGCTGTATACAAGAGAAGGTATAAGGACGAAACGACGTTTGTTGTGATTAATAATACAAAGGACACGTCAGCTGTTAATGTCCCGCTTAAAAAAGTTGGAAAAGAAAATGAACTAAGAGGGTTAATAACGGAAGGAATTATACGACCAGTTGACGATGTATACAACATTTCATTGGAGCCTGAGACCACAAATGTATATAAAGTAGTGAAAAAGTCAGGGTTTAATATTGGATATATCGCAGCGGTTGCCGCTGTTTATACGGGATTTGGCATCTTTTTGTACAAAGCATCGTCAAAAAGAAGAAAAGAAAAGAAAATTTCTCAATCTCATAAAAAGGACAGCGCGTCGTAGCTGTCAAATTATATTGGATAAGTATTAGTAATGAAGAAAACATAATTAAGAGGTGGAATTATGGGTGTAACAATAAAAGATGTGGCAAATTTAGCAAATGTAGCCCCTTCGACGGTATCTCGCGTCATTGCAGACAGCTCAAGAATTAGTGAAAAAACAAAACAGCGCGTGCGATCGGCTATGAAAGAACTTGGTTATCACCCAAATATTATTGCGCGAAGTCTAGCAAATCAAACGACAGAGGCAGTCGGCCTAGTGATGCCGAGCTCAGCAGACAAGGTGTTTCAAAATCCATTCTTTCCCGAAGTGCTAAGAGGAATCAGCACCGGAGCTCACGAAAACAAAAGAGCGATTTATATGTCCACTGGAGAAACGGAAGAAGAGATTTTTGCAGAAGTTGTTCAAATGGTACAGGGGAGACGAGTGGATGGATTAATTTTGCTGTACTCCAAAGTTGATGATCAAGTGCTTTCTTATTTGCAAGAACAGAGCGTGCCGTTTGTAGTTATTGGAAAGCCGTTTAAACATAGTGAAAGCATCACGTTTGTTGATAATGATAATTTTAAAGCTGGAAAAGAAGCGACGGAATATTTAATTGAATCTGGTCATGAGCGTATTGCTTTTATTGGTGGAAGTCTTGAATTAGTCGTTACCATTGACCGTTTAACAGGCTATGATAAAGCGATTCAAAAGGCAAACATTCCTTACCGGGACGAGTATGTGATTCATGAAGAATTTCTACAGAAGGGAGGAAAAGAAGCTGTTTGCGAACTTTTATCTCTAAAAGAACGTCCAACGGCTCTGGTAGTAGCAGATGATCTAATGGCATTAGGCGTTTTAAATACATTGGATGAAATGGGGATTTCGGTTCCTGAAGACATATCGATTGTCAGTTTTAATAATGTTTTGATCGCCGAAATGGCTAGACCTGCTCTCACATCGATTGATATTAATATTTTTGAACTTGGTTATCAGGCTGTACGCTGCTTGATTAAGCAGATTGAAACGCCATATGCTGTTGCAGAACAAGTGCGCGTTCCTCACAAAATGATTAAAAGACAGTCCTGTAAAACCATTCAAATGACGAAAAGATAACTTTATAAACAAATAGAAAGAGGCTGGAACAAAAAAAATTTAGTTGAAGAAAAATCCGAACGATGAATCGTTCGGATTTTTTCATGTGTTTAGTTGCTTCGAGCTGTTGATTGAAGTGATTTAGTTATGTCTCAATCTTTTTCTTTGTGCTAAAAATTTTGGCGTTTAAAGTGCAAAAAAATATACACATGCCAATTATTTTTTATTTTATCAAAAAGAAAGAATGATATAAGTGGTGAAAACCTTGATGATAAAGAGGCTGTAAAGTTTTATTAAAAGTTGGCACGCTATTTGCATAACTATAAAGTAAACAAAGATTTGCATACTAGGAGGTATATATCATGGTAGTTTCTTATTCTCATGAACCATTTACAAATTTTAAGGATGAAAACAATAAAAAGGCATTTCAAGAAGCATTAACATATGTAAATACACAGCTTGGCAAAACGTACCCGCTTGTGATCAACGGTGAAAAAGTGGAAACTGAAGAGAAAATTACGTCTGTTAACCCAGCGAATATAAAAGAAGTGATTGGATATGTCTCTACAGTAAATAAAGACCTAGCAGAGCAAGCGATGCAGTCAGCTTTAAAAGCTTTTGAAACGTGGAAAAAATGGAAAGTAGAACATCGCGCAGATATTCTTTTCCGTGCAGCGGCCATCATCCGTCGAAGAAAACATGAATTTTCTAGTTATCTTGTAAAAGAAGCGGGAAAGCCTTGGAACGAAGCAGATGCTGATACAGCAGAAGCAATTGATTTTTTAGAGTACTATGCACGTCAAGTCCTGACATTAAAAGATGGTTCTCCAGTAAAGAGTCGAGACGGTGAGTATAATCAGTACAATTATATTCCGCTTGGCGTAGGTATTATCATTTCACCATTTAACTTCCCGTTAGCTATTATGGCTGGAACAGCAGTAGCAGCTATCGTAACAGGCAACACGATTTTATTAAAGCCAGCTGATGCCACTCCTGTAGTAGCAGCGAAATTTGTAGAAGTAATGGAAGAAGCAGGTTTACCGAAAGGCGTATTAAACTTTATTCCTGGTGCTACACCTGAAATCGGCGACTACTTAGTGGAACATCCAAAAACACGCTTTGTTTCATTTACCGGCTCGCGCGCAGTAGGTTGCCGCATTTACGAAAGAGCAGCAAAAGTACAGCCGGGCCAAAAATGGCTAAAACGCGTTATTGCTGAAATGGGCGGAAAAGATACGGTGGTTGTAGACAAAGATGCGGATCTTGATTTAGCTGCTTCTTCAATCGTATACTCTGCATTTGGTTTTGCAGGGCAAAAGTGCTCCGCTGGTTCTCGTGCTGTTGTGCATCAAGATGTGTATGATGAAGTGCTTGAAAAAGCAGTTGCGCTAACAAAAACATTAACCGTTGGAAACCCGGAAGAAGTTTCAACTTATATGGGACCTGTTATTCACGAGGCTTCGTATAAAAAAGTATTATCGTATATTGAAATTGGAAAAGAAGAAGGACGACTTGTTGCGGGAGGAGAAGCAGACAATTCAACTGGATACTTTATTCAGCCAACTATTTTTGCGGATGTAGATGAAAAAGCTCGTCTCATGCAAGAAGAAATTTTTGGTCCGGTAGTAGCATTCTCTAAAGCGCGAGATTTTGATCATATGATGGAGATTGCAAACAATACAGAATATGCATTAACAGGCGCTTTATTATCAAATAACCGCGAGCATATTGAGCGCGCTCGTGAAGAGTTCCATGTTGGAAATCTGTATTTTAACAGAGGATGTACAGGAGCGATTGTTGGTTACCAGCCTTTTGGCGGATTTAATATGTCAGGAACGGATTCAAAAGCAGGCGGACCGGATTATCTTGTTCTTCACATGCAAGCAAAAACAACATCTGAAACATTCTAATTGGAAAATAAGGAGGAGTAAATATGACAACTGAAACACAAAAAACGGTGAAAAT
This genomic interval carries:
- the asnB gene encoding asparagine synthase (glutamine-hydrolyzing); amino-acid sequence: MCGITGWVDLKRSLLNETAIITKMADTLSKRGPDDTNVWTQQHVAFGHKRLVVVDPQGGRQPMTREKNEQLYTLCYNGELYNTEDIRKELLKRGYQFQGHSDTEVLLTSYIEWKEACVDHFNGIFAFSIWDEANEKLFIARDRMGVKPLFYRSYEGGIQFASELKAILAHPEVKAEVGLDGLAEVFGLGPSRSPGHGVFKEINELRPAHALTLTRNGLKIWRYWNVKSEQHTDDLGETTEKVKFLVQDAIVRQLVSDVPVCTFLSGGVDSSAITAIAANAFKESGKGSLHTYSIDYEDNDKFFKANEFQPNSDGTYIKLMSDTFQTNHHRCIISTEDLVQHLTEAVEVRDLPGMADVDSSLLWFCREIKQDFVVSLSGECADEIFGGYPWFHRKHDLSSDTFPWMRSLDARIDLLQSSWRKKLQLEDYVRARYEETLKEVPELEGESLEDAQRRKLFYLNQIWFMTTLLDRKDRMSMGASLEVRVPFADHRLVEYAWNIPWEMKMTGNKEKGILRKALEGILPHDVLYRKKSPYPKTHNPAYTKAVTVWLQSLLQDKQSPLHEFFDKQQLKHIIDTGGEGFKAPWFGQLMTGPQLLAHLAQIHVWFTHNNIQIVE
- a CDS encoding phytoene desaturase family protein, with product MQKNVIVIGAGPGGLAAAMLLASHGYKVDVYEKQGYVGGRNSAIKMSGYTFDMGPTFLSMPQIFEELFQAANRNAHDYMDLKRLNLMYELIFDDAKIQMTDNHKKMKEEIERLYPGNGEGYERFMKDTEAKMAALLPLLQGQMDRFHHYLKPEAIRALPHLSLGKTLYDVLGKYFTDEKLKLAFTFQSKYLGMSPWECPGAFSILSFMEHAYGIFHPIGGVNQLSQAMAKVVEEHQGHIHLNQGVQKLWIENKRVKGIILENGERIGADDVIINGDFAHAMTNLIDEGTLKKYAVKKLEKKKYSCSTFMIYLGIDKQYKDLPHHTIVFAEDYKKNVEEITKTLALSEDPSIYIQNPGVTDPTLAPEGKSALYILAPVPNNFSGVNWDEKQKDFRDAVLKIVEKKTGFKDLESHIEVEKIISPKQWEEDVLVYKGATFNLGHQLTQMMVLRPHNKFEELENCWLVGGGTHPGSGLPTILESSRITTKLILKRDGQLLNEPFKTMKEMESAL
- a CDS encoding phytoene desaturase family protein, whose product is MRTAIVGGGIGGLITALLLSKRGFSVDIFEKENKLGGRLAFVEKDGYKIDEGPTIVLLPLMLERILDEAGISASQYELIRCDPLYDIHFPDGTTYTKKATEKDQLEEISRLFPGEEQNYRRFMTELKKRFELGSKAFLGKTFVNKRDFWTWQNIKALKKMNANKSMRKFVSTYFHDERLVDAYSLQSLYIGGNPYSAPAIYSLVPYSEHAHGIYYVKGGYASLVPLLEKTLIEQGVSIQLNKAVQELSISGDKTEGVVVDEKLYPFDQVVLNGDFPNMAKIARKKEKKYVPSSSCLLLYLGLKRKYDHHNVHQYFMGNDLAKHMEAVFKHKTIPEDPAIYTFNPSVIDPSLAPEGKSVLYALVPVPSGGHIDWSNQQDFVDGIIRTLEEKGFEELRKEIEWVKVRTPNDAQAFGLYEGGSFGIAPELFQSGVFRPQYQPYEYKNVFAVGASIHPGGGVPIVMQGAKMLADHLIEQSSVQTVAKLS
- a CDS encoding phytoene/squalene synthase family protein, yielding MMNISLDKAYNQCEEIIKENSKTFYKAFSMLPSKQRKAVWAVYAFCRQVDDIVDEGSNPEIELQQFESEFARFKNGELLNESAMWVALRNVFEQYEMNVQAFDDMITGQRMDLVKKEYNTLDEVKTYSYHVASTVGLMLLPILAPTTHKELEEEAVALGIAMQLTNILRDVGEDLERGRIYLPKDLMNSYGYTRTLLENRWVTSEFIEMWEHLAKEAEMYYIKGLQSIHKYPVASRLPLTGAAHLYRAILDKIRKEHYEVFTEKHFVTSQVKKQIMTSISTG
- a CDS encoding P-II family nitrogen regulator yields the protein MKKVEAIIRPEKFQALRVKLEEVGINGLTVSEVAGCGQQKGEEGLFRGQSFEIKLVPKVKVEMILEAGQVDEVIKIIQSICSTNQIGDGKVFVYPVEDAVRIRTGEAGVAAIL
- a CDS encoding ammonium transporter; amino-acid sequence: MKKKISAALFISLLAATRVNAADPTVESVSASIDMMWVMFGAVLVFLMHAGFAMVETGFTRSKNSLNILMKNMLTVAVSSVLYFVIGFALMFGSSKGGFIGSSGFFLNGESDQMSFFVFQIVFAATCATIISGAVAERMKLSSYMMLTIAMVAVVYPVVGHWVWGGGWLSKLGFVDFAGSTVVHLTGALGAAVAVTFLGARLGKYGSDGKVNAIQGHNIPLGALGVFILWFGWFGFNGGSTLAADPALVPGIIATTLMSGSCGVLSSALYAKFRYKLVDASLTLNGALAGLVGITAGTANVSIPGAIVIGLTAGIILVEAVHFIDSKLKLDDPVGAITVHGICGIWGTLAVGLFDTANGLFYGGGVQLLGIQALGIVAVMGWTIGTVGLFLFVLTRFSSIRVSSEEEIAGLDFAEHGSSAYEFRESFVATGDGNLHPEFGVGLIERLNKVGKVSDKPHISNVNETV
- a CDS encoding alpha-amylase family glycosyl hydrolase, whose product is MKWKRTSMLLVLLLLFGSSASAQEHKDIRDEVIYSLMINRFYNGSEQNDRNVNYERSDAYYGGDLQGVAQKLDYIQEMGFTAVLLTPFMENDDKGYHGYAVTNHYKIDDHFGTLKDLQNLVKKAHERNMKIIVEFPLTISNTHTWVADKGKQTWISNESGTDNEVIKALPHLNLKESGVQKYLIKNAAWWSKQADIDGYYVKDIDQAPSAFISSFSQTLKNMNPSFLLIGEINGDSLKTNKQAESLGMDLLVDRTLAEATAATFSGTTRPQKMLYDKWGKGSNQPLANFLDDVHSTRFTAKALKRENHPGARTKQGLSYLYTSPSVPIVFYGTEIALNGGKGAENYGMMNFLANPDIIDHLKKLAELRAKSPSLRKGSFTLVSEQKGVAVYKRRYKDETTFVVINNTKDTSAVNVPLKKVGKENELRGLITEGIIRPVDDVYNISLEPETTNVYKVVKKSGFNIGYIAAVAAVYTGFGIFLYKASSKRRKEKKISQSHKKDSAS
- a CDS encoding LacI family DNA-binding transcriptional regulator — encoded protein: MGVTIKDVANLANVAPSTVSRVIADSSRISEKTKQRVRSAMKELGYHPNIIARSLANQTTEAVGLVMPSSADKVFQNPFFPEVLRGISTGAHENKRAIYMSTGETEEEIFAEVVQMVQGRRVDGLILLYSKVDDQVLSYLQEQSVPFVVIGKPFKHSESITFVDNDNFKAGKEATEYLIESGHERIAFIGGSLELVVTIDRLTGYDKAIQKANIPYRDEYVIHEEFLQKGGKEAVCELLSLKERPTALVVADDLMALGVLNTLDEMGISVPEDISIVSFNNVLIAEMARPALTSIDINIFELGYQAVRCLIKQIETPYAVAEQVRVPHKMIKRQSCKTIQMTKR